The Streptomyces europaeiscabiei genome window below encodes:
- a CDS encoding VOC family protein, giving the protein MKDNTTRLDHVVLWVQEPIAAADFYEKAVGLEPVRVAEYAAGRAPFPSVRLNDETLLDLMPLAVAGTMRMVPGAADSAGHPVNHVCLALPADAFDELRIRLEERSVPVSDFSYDSFGARGAARRSFYFRDPDGNVLEARHYD; this is encoded by the coding sequence ATGAAGGACAACACGACACGCCTCGACCACGTCGTCCTCTGGGTACAGGAGCCGATCGCCGCAGCCGACTTCTACGAGAAGGCCGTCGGCCTGGAGCCCGTGAGGGTCGCCGAGTACGCGGCGGGGCGAGCCCCGTTCCCCTCCGTGCGCCTCAATGACGAGACCCTCCTCGACCTCATGCCGCTCGCCGTGGCCGGGACCATGAGAATGGTGCCCGGCGCCGCCGACAGTGCGGGCCACCCGGTCAACCACGTCTGCCTCGCCCTGCCCGCTGACGCCTTCGACGAACTGCGCATCCGTCTGGAGGAACGGTCGGTCCCCGTCTCGGACTTCTCGTACGACTCCTTCGGCGCACGTGGAGCGGCCCGGCGCAGCTTCTACTTCCGGGACCCGGACGGCAACGTGCTCGAGGCTCGGCACTACGACTAG